Below is a genomic region from Fusobacteriaceae bacterium.
TATTGTTTCGTTTAATTTTTGGATCGTCAGCGGCCGCCGTGGTCTGTTGCGCGGTCGCAATGGCTTTGGCCGCGGCTGTTTCTGTTTTGGCCGCTTCCATCAGGGCTTTCTTGACCTTATCGCTTTCCTTCAATACTTCCTGTTGCAGGACGAGCGGCGTAAATCCGGCGACTTCCAGGTCGACCCGGGCGATCTCAATCGGGGATTCTTCTTTTACGGGCGCTTGCGCTTTGGGTGCCGAACGGTAAAAACTGAAAAAGGACTTGAACGCGGGTTCTCTCGCCTGGGCGAGCAACGGCAAAAGAACGCAAAAAAGCAGGCAAAAGCCTTTTCTTTCGCGTATCCGAATCCTGGAAAATTTTCCGGACATCCTGTTCCCTCCGCGTACATCTTTGTTTCTTAAGGATATTTTATCACGGAAATCAGCGGCCGTCAAGAAAATAATGCACCTGTTGTAATTTTGTTTTCACTATAGAGCTGTACTTTGGCCGGAATTATCCGATAAAGTGAAAAAAACAGTGGAAATATGCGTGAAAACTTGGTATAATCAAGTCATGATCATCAGGGAGGACCCATGCGCTTGAAAAAAATCCTCAGCCTCGTGTTCCTCGCGGGAATTCTGGCGTCGCTGCTGTTTACGCTGGCCATCAAAGGCGGCAAATTGTGGATTACTTCCCCCTTTGCCTTCTTTTATCCTGTGCGAGGCGTCGACGTCTCGTCCCATCAGGGTCTCATCGACTGGGAAGTCCTCGCTTCGGCCGATATTGACTTTGCCTTTATCAAGGCCACGGAAGGCAGTACCTTCAGAGACAGACAATTTTCCAACAACTGGCAAAATGCCGCCAAGGCCGGGCTCCGGATCGGCGCCTATCATTTTTTCAGCTTTGAGAGCTCCGGCGAAAAGCAAGCCGAAAACTTCATCGCCACCGTCGAAAAAATCGAACACATGCTCCCGCCGGCCATCGATCTCGAATTTTACGGCGAATACGGGAAAAACCAACCCGAAGCAGACCCGGTCAGGAAAAACCTCCGAGCTCTCTCGGACCGATTGGAGGCCCATTACGGCATGAAGCCCGTCATCTATGCCACGAAATCCTCCTATGACAAATACGTCGCGGGCTTTTTCCCCGACCACGATATCTGGATCCGGAACATCCGCTTCCTGCCGAGACTCAGCGACGGCAGGCCCTGGACATTCTGGCAGTATTCCAACCGGACGAAGCTCAAAGGCTACGAGGGGCAGGAAGATCATATCGACCTCAATTTTTTCCGGGGCGACGCCGTAAGTTTTCGGCGCTATCCCGAGGGCGCAGCCAGATCCAAGACCGCTCAGCGCTGAAAATACGAGACATAGTCCACGTGATGGGGGCCTTCCGGGAAGAGATGACGGTAGAGGGCGATAAAATAGTCGTCGGTCATGCTGGAAATAAAATCCGTAACGATCCGGTTGGGCTCCTCCCCGCTGTAATCGGGGGCGTCCTTGTCCATCCGGTTCTTCATCACAAAGTCCACGTGGTGATCAAAGATAACTGATTTTTGCCGCTTGAGCCGCACATCATCGAGCAGGCGTTCATAGAGAGCCTCAAACATGGGCTTTACGGTTTCGTCGTATTTTTCGAGAATAGAAGCGTTTTTATAGATCACTTCGTTGTTTTCTTTCTTCATTCTGATCAACTGACTGAGCATTTCCTCCCCGATCCCGATGTAATCTCTGCCGTAGCTGTGTATGACAATGTCGACGGCCACGTTCTGTAAAAACGTCGCGTGGTCCCGCACGTCATCGGTAAATTCCGACAGCCTTTCCACGGGAATAATATGCGCCTTTACAGCGTCTTCTCGGTCTTTTCCGACGTAGGCCAGCATATCGCAGATCCGGACCAGGGCCCCCTCGAGGGTCGAGGGCGCAAGGGACCCGATTTTCAGCTTCCCCAGCATGGCGCATTCGTCAAGGGTCTCGTCAAATGTAGCAAAATCCTTGATTTGGCTCCGATTTTCGTAACGGGAAAGCAAGGCCCCGTTGTGACAGAGGACGCCGTCCAGGGTCTGGAGCGTCAGATTCGCGCCGAATATGGTATCGAGGACCCGCACGCTTTGCACGTTGTGGTTGAACCATCTGCCGGTCTCCCGATGATAGAGCTCGTTCAGTATGGCTTCCCCCGCGTGACCGAAGGGCGTATGCCCGATATCGTGGCCGAGGGCGATCGCTTCGATCAGATCGAGATTCAAACCGAGGAGACGCCCCATATCCCGGGCGATACGGGAAACGAGCTGCACATGCAGAGCCCGGCGCGTAATGTCGTCGTTATGAAAAAAGGAAAAAACCT
It encodes:
- a CDS encoding glycoside hydrolase family 25 protein, with protein sequence MRLKKILSLVFLAGILASLLFTLAIKGGKLWITSPFAFFYPVRGVDVSSHQGLIDWEVLASADIDFAFIKATEGSTFRDRQFSNNWQNAAKAGLRIGAYHFFSFESSGEKQAENFIATVEKIEHMLPPAIDLEFYGEYGKNQPEADPVRKNLRALSDRLEAHYGMKPVIYATKSSYDKYVAGFFPDHDIWIRNIRFLPRLSDGRPWTFWQYSNRTKLKGYEGQEDHIDLNFFRGDAVSFRRYPEGAARSKTAQR
- a CDS encoding HD domain-containing protein; protein product: MADLQAAVFTETGHSRRGSGGNMREKKLSRALLEKIRRDEHLRVLDYSTGNESAIRRKENGDLSGNILKPAFSLDVEKIMHLPHYNRYADKTQVFSFFHNDDITRRALHVQLVSRIARDMGRLLGLNLDLIEAIALGHDIGHTPFGHAGEAILNELYHRETGRWFNHNVQSVRVLDTIFGANLTLQTLDGVLCHNGALLSRYENRSQIKDFATFDETLDECAMLGKLKIGSLAPSTLEGALVRICDMLAYVGKDREDAVKAHIIPVERLSEFTDDVRDHATFLQNVAVDIVIHSYGRDYIGIGEEMLSQLIRMKKENNEVIYKNASILEKYDETVKPMFEALYERLLDDVRLKRQKSVIFDHHVDFVMKNRMDKDAPDYSGEEPNRIVTDFISSMTDDYFIALYRHLFPEGPHHVDYVSYFQR